The following is a genomic window from Gemmatimonadota bacterium.
GGAATCTCACCGTTGTCTTCCTGGAAGAGGTGAAGCGCCTGAACTGGCTGGGCGTCGACGCCAAGCGGGGCGGCAGGGACGCCACCCGGGCCGAGGCAGAAATGGCCGCCATCGAGCACCGCATGCACGAGCTGATCACCCAGATCCGCAAGGCGGCCGGGACGGAAGACAGGCAGGCCGGCTAGAAGCGCCCGAGGTCGAGTCCACAGCGACGTTCCACAGTTGACCGACCTGGCATCGTCACCCTATTCTCCCCTCAAGCATCTATGGAAGCAGCCCGCCGTACGGGGGCGCCTGCCCTCAAGCTTCTAGGGAAGAGAGAGCCGAGATGAGTCGGGACGGGAAGGGAGACCACCGGCTGGCCCTGCTCCAGGGCACGCTGGACATGCTCATCCTGAAGACGCTGACCTGGGGGCCTCAGCACGGCTACGGGATCGCACGCCTGCTCGAAGAGCGCACGGGCGACGCCTTGGGGGTCGAGGAGGGGTCGCTGTATCCAGCATTGCACCGGATGGTCGGTCGAGGGTGGGTGGACGCCGAGTGGGGCCTGAGTGAGAACAACCGCCGCGCCAAGTTCTACACGCTCACGCCTGCCGGTCGGGCGCGACTCCGCGTCGAGGAGAAGCAGTGGGGCCGCTTCGTGGCAGCGATCGGCGACGT
Proteins encoded in this region:
- a CDS encoding PadR family transcriptional regulator, translated to MSRDGKGDHRLALLQGTLDMLILKTLTWGPQHGYGIARLLEERTGDALGVEEGSLYPALHRMVGRGWVDAEWGLSENNRRAKFYTLTPAGRARLRVEEKQWGRFVAAIGDVLETGRA